In the genome of Raphanus sativus cultivar WK10039 chromosome 4, ASM80110v3, whole genome shotgun sequence, one region contains:
- the LOC108853647 gene encoding protein WHAT'S THIS FACTOR 9, mitochondrial: MRWLLHQRRVSPSTPFSKLKQSFGFTQTRGLVNVKLKWVKDKELDAVVTREKHLKAVCNLVSIISSSHDTKAPIFHLNTHRGQLGLPRDLKLAAFLRRYPNIFSEHHCRRDGAGTRVPCFGLTPEAIDLYGEEVSVSRVDEEDVCSRLCKLLMLTRERTLPLHDVDHLRWDLGLPYDYRASLVRNRQDLFGLVELSSDLVGLKLLHWDERLAVSHLQLKGDGVAFPVKFTRGFGLKRKGVEWLGEWQRLPYTSPYVDASHLDPRTDLSEKRNVGVFHELLHLTVGKKMERRNVSNLRKPFALPQKFTKVFERHPGIFYISMKCDTQTVILREGYDRRQLLERHPLVDVREKFANMMNEGRLDRSRGMYRKCVETDLGKKSGKIVYPAWSEEEEEEESENYGISRYECDCPVVEDIDMVTEGQRQRWQ; encoded by the coding sequence ATGCGGTGGTTGCTGCATCAGCGAAGGGTTAGTCCCTCTACTCCTTTCTCCAAACTCAAACAATCGTTTGGTTTCACACAGACACGCGGTCTAGTCAACGTGAAGTTAAAATGGGTGAAAGACAAGGAACTCGACGCCGTAGTAACTCGCGAGAAGCATCTCAAAGCAGTCTGCAACCTCGTCTCGATCATCTCCTCTTCTCACGACACGAAAGCACCGATCTTTCACCTCAACACTCACCGAGGCCAGCTCGGTCTGCCTCGAGACCTAAAGCTCGCGGCTTTCTTGAGGAGATACCCCAATATCTTCTCCGAGCATCATTGTCGTCGCGACGGCGCAGGCACTCGCGTCCCTTGCTTCGGTTTAACCCCCGAGGCGATAGATCTTTACGGCGAAGAAGTTAGTGTTTCGCGGGTGGACGAAGAGGATGTTTGTTCGAGGCTGTGTAAGCTTCTTATGCTGACACGCGAGAGAACGCTTCCTCTGCATGACGTTGATCATCTCAGATGGGATCTTGGTTTGCCGTATGATTATAGAGCTTCCTTGGTTCGTAACCGACAGGATTTGTTCGGTTTGGTTGAGCTGTCTAGTGATCTCGTCGGTTTGAAGCTGTTACATTGGGACGAACGCCTCGCGGTTTCTCATCTGCAGCTTAAAGGTGATGGTGTGGCATTCCCGGTTAAGTTTACGAGGGGGTTTGGGTTGAAGAGGAAGGGCGTGGAGTGGCTGGGAGAATGGCAGAGACTACCTTACACGTCGCCTTACGTCGACGCGTCTCATTTGGATCCGAGGACTGATCTGTCGGAGAAGAGGAACGTGGGAGTGTTTCACGAGCTTCTCCATCTGACGGTTGGGAAGAAGATGGAGAGGAGAAACGTGAGCAATCTCCGTAAACCGTTTGCGCTTCCGCAGAAGTTCACCAAAGTGTTTGAGCGGCACCCGGGGATTTTCTACATTTCGATGAAGTGTGATACGCAGACGGTGATTCTTAGAGAAGGTTATGATAGGCGGCAGCTCCTTGAGAGGCACCCTCTCGTTGATGTAAGGGAGAAGTTTGCGAACATGATGAACGAAGGGCGTCTTGATAGAAGTAGAGGGATGTATAGGAAATGTGTTGAAACGGATTTGGGGAAGAAGAGTGGCAAGATTGTTTATCCGGCTTGgtctgaggaagaagaagaggaagagtcAGAAAATTATGGGATATCCAGATACGAGTGTGACTGTCCTGTAGTTGAAGACATTGATATGGTAACGGAAGGACAGAGACAGAGGTGGCAGTAG
- the LOC108849239 gene encoding uncharacterized protein LOC108849239, with product MELPVVDLSRYLQSSSNGESDPHLVTDLLDSCREVSRILKETGALLVKDPRCSAQDNDRFIDMMETYFSKPDEFKRLQQRPNLHYQVGVTPEGVEVPRSLVDEEMQEKFKTMPEEYKPHVPKGPDHKWRYMWRVGPRPSNTRFKELNSEPVIPEGFPEWKEVMDSWGYKMISAVEVVAEMAAIGFGLPKDAFTSLMKQGPHLLAPTGSDLSCYNEEGTIFAGYHYDLNFLTIHGRSRFPGLYIWLRNGEKVAVKVPVGCLLIQTGKQIEWLTAGECIAGMHEVVVTSKTKDAIKLAKEQNRSLWRVSSTLFAHIASDAELKPLGHFAGSSLASNYPAIPAGEYVEQELSVINLKGKDALS from the exons ATGGAGTTGCCGGTTGTAGATCTGTCTCGTTACCTACAATCATCCTCCAACGGCGAATCGGATCCTCATCTGGTAACCGATCTCCTCGACTCGTGCCGAGAGGTGAGTCGGATCCTGAAGGAAACCGGAGCTCTACTTGTCAAAGATCCGAGATGCAGCGCCCAAGACAACGACCGTTTCATCGACATGATGGAGACGTACTTCTCCAAGCCCGATGAGTTCAAGCGGTTGCAACAGAGACCTAATCTCCACTACCAG GTTGGTGTGACACCGGAAGGAGTTGAGGTTCCAAGAAGCTTGGTTGATGAAGAGATGCAAGAGAAATTCAAGACGATGCCTGAAGAGTATAAACCACACGTTCCCAAGGGACCAGATCACAAGTGGAGGTACATGTGGAGAGTAGGTCCTCGCCCTTCTAACACACGCTTTAAG GAGCTCAACTCTGAGCCTGTGATACCAGAAGGTTTTCCAGAGTGGAAAGAAGTAATGGACTCGTGGGGTTACAAAATGATTTCAGCTGTGGAG GTTGTTGCTGAAATGGCAGCAATCGGGTTTGGTTTGCCCAAGGATGCGTTTACATCCCTCATGAAGCAG GGTCCTCATCTTCTTGCTCCAACGGGAAGTGATCTTAGCTGTTACAACGAGGAAGGCACGATCTTTGCAGGATATCACTATGACCTTAATTTTTTAACGATTCATGGAAGAAGTAGGTTCCCTGGTCTATATATTTGGTTAAGGAATGGTGAAAAGGTTGCTGTTAAAGTTCCTGTAGGCTGCCTCTTGATTCAAACTGGAAAACAG ATAGAGTGGTTGACTGCTGGAGAATGCATTGCCGGAATGCATGAAGTAGTTGTCACGAGCAAGACTAAGGATGCAATCAAATTAGCAAAAGAACAGAACCGAAGCCTATGGAGAGTTTCCTCCACT TTGTTTGCCCACATAGCCTCAGATGCGGAGCTGAAACCTTTGGGGCATTTCGCGGGATCATCACTGGCAAGTAACTATCCGGCGATACCCGCAGGAGAGTATGTTGAACAAGAGCTCTCTGTCATCAATCTAAAAGGAAAAGATGCATtatcataa
- the LOC108853642 gene encoding multiple C2 domain and transmembrane region protein 2, with product MRNRTKLVVHVVDAQNLMPRDGQGSASPFVEVDFLNQLSKTRTVPKSLNPVWDQKLYFDYDHKVRRDNHHIEVSVYHERRPLPGRSFLGRVKISFSNIVQEGEQVYQRFTLEKKSVLASVKGEIGLKFYISSSEQDQRSSPSKHYTTSPTQASSTAIEEDITDSETEDSRESFASAEEQEDLADDSASERVEGKKESSEETEPEQFEEAVQTLHRQEVLPRPAPMHSIRLRSREHPQEANNNPHSRGANQIHSQHPRGANQLHSQQPRGANQLHSQQPRGANQPPQPPYNNANHMQPYGDHIDPEDFKVKDMNLELGERWPNTNAGERFTGTYDLVEQMFYLYVRVVRAKDLPPGLITGGCDPYVEVKLGNYKGRTKHFDRKTTLPEWNQVFAFTKERIHSSVLEVFVKDKETLGRDDFLGKVVFDLNEIPTRVPPNSPLAPQWYRLEDWRGEGKIVRGEIMLAVWMGTQADEAFPEAWHADSASVHGEGVFNVRSKVYVSPKLWYLRVNVIEAQDMIPSDRNRLPDVFVKANVGMQTLKTKICPVKTTNPLWNEDLVFVVAEPFEEQLVISVEDRVHTSRDEVIGKISLPMNVFEKRLDHRPVHSRWFNLDKYGVLEGDPRRKEHKFSSRIHLRICLEGGYHVMDESTMYISDTRPTARQLWKQPVGMLEIGILGAKGLVPMKLKDGRGSTDAYCVAKYGQKWVRTRTILDSLSPRWNEQYTWEVYDPCTVVTLGVFDNCHLGSAQSGNGSTRDARIGKVRIRLSTLEAQKIYTHSFPLLVLQPHGLKKTGDLQISVRFTTLSLANIIYNYGHPLLPKMHYLSPFTVNQVDGLRYQAMNIVATRLGRAEPPLRKEVVEYMLDVDSHLWSMRRSKANFFRIMSLLSGYFLVGKWVEDICNWRYPVTSVLVHVLFFILVMYPELIFPTMFLYMFFIGLWNFKSRPRHPPHMDMKLSWAEAVNPDELDEEFDTFPTSRSQDLVRLRYDRLRSVAGRIQTVVGDIAAQGERVQSLLSWRDPRATSLFILFCLAASVVLYAMPFKAITLAGGLYYLRHPKFRSKLPSLPSNFFKRLPSRLDSLL from the coding sequence ATGAGAAACAGAACCAAACTAGTCGTACACGTTGTCGATGCTCAAAACCTTATGCCCAGAGATGGCCAAGGCTCAGCGAGTCCTTTTGTAGAAGTTGATTTCCTTAACCAGTTGAGCAAAACCAGAACCGTACCCAAAAGCCTTAACCCTGTTTGGGACCAGAAACTCTACTTTGATTACGACCACAAAGTCAGAAGAGACAACCACCACATTGAAGTCTCTGTTTACCACGAGAGAAGACCTCTTCCCGGTAGAAGCTTCCTCGGTAGAGTCAAGATCTCTTTCTCTAACATTGTTCAAGAAGGCGAACAAGTGTACCAGCGCTTCACGTTGGAGAAGAAGTCGGTTCTTGCTTCTGTCAAAGGTGAGATTGGTCTCAAATTCTATATCTCATCGTCTGAACAAGACCAACGCTCTTCTCCTTCTAAACATTACACCACCTCACCAACGCAAGCCTCTTCTACTGCAATAGAAGAAGATATTACTGATTCTGAAACAGAAGATTCTCGAGAGAGCTTTGCATCAGCAGAAGAGCAAGAAGATCTTGCTGATGATTCTGCCAGTGAGCGTGTAGAAGGCAAGAAGGAATCATCAGAAGAAACAGAACCTGAACAATTTGAAGAAGCTGTTCAAACACTACATAGACAAGAAGTCCTTCCTCGGCCTGCACCAATGCATTCCATTCGCCTAAGGTCTCGTGAACACCCCCAAGAAGCCAACAACAATCCACACTCTCGTGGAGCTAACCAGATTCACTCTCAGCATCCCCGTGGAGCTAACCAGCTTCACTCTCAGCAGCCGCGTGGAGCTAACCAGCTTCACTCTCAGCAGCCGCGTGGAGCTAACCAACCTCCTCAACCCCCTTACAACAACGCCAACCACATGCAACCATACGGTGATCACATTGATCCAGAAGACTTCAAGGTGAAGGACATGAACCTGGAACTCGGAGAGAGATGGCCAAACACAAACGCTGGAGAGAGATTCACAGGCACATACGACCTAGTGGAACAGATGTTTTATCTCTACGTCCGAGTCGTCAGAGCCAAAGACCTCCCACCTGGTCTAATCACCGGAGGATGTGATCCTTACGTGGAGGTGAAGCTTGGGAACTACAAGGGAAGAACAAAACACTTTGACAGAAAGACAACACTTCCCGAGTGGAACCAAGTCTTCGCGTTTACCAAAGAACGGATCCACTCGTCGGTTCTTGAAGTCTTTGTCAAGGACAAGGAAACGCTAGGTCGAGATGACTTTCTTGGGAAAGTGGTGTTCGACCTCAACGAGATCCCAACGAGAGTTCCACCCAACAGTCCTTTAGCTCCTCAGTGGTACCGTTTAGAGGACTGGAGAGGAGAAGGGAAGATAGTAAGAGGAGAGATCATGCTCGCTGTCTGGATGGGAACTCAAGCCGACGAAGCTTTCCCTGAAGCGTGGCATGCTGACTCTGCTTCTGTTCACGGAGAAGGCGTGTTCAACGTTAGATCGAAAGTATACGTCTCTCCTAAGCTTTGGTACTTGCGAGTCAATGTCATCGAAGCTCAAGACATGATCCCGAGCGATAGAAACCGTCTTCCTGATGTCTTTGTCAAAGCCAACGTCGGAATGCAAACTCTCAAGACCAAGATTTGTCCTGTGAAGACGACGAATCCGTTATGGAACGAAGATCTTGTCTTTGTGGTCGCTGAACCGTTCGAAGAGCAGCTGGTGATCTCTGTGGAAGACCGTGTTCACACGTCTAGAGATGAAGTGATCGGTAAGATCAGCTTGCCGATGAACGTGTTCGAGAAGCGGTTAGACCACCGTCCTGTTCACTCTCGTTGGTTCAATCTTGACAAGTACGGTGTTCTCGAGGGAGATCCGAGGAGGAAAGAGCATAAGTTCTCGAGCAGGATTCACCTGAGGATCTGTCTTGAAGGAGGCTACCACGTGATGGACGAGTCGACGATGTATATTAGTGACACGAGACCAACGGCTAGGCAGCTGTGGAAACAGCCGGTGGGGATGTTGGAGATTGGGATCCTTGGAGCGAAAGGGTTGGTGCCGATGAAGTTGAAAGACGGTAGAGGAAGCACTGATGCGTACTGTGTGGCTAAGTATGGTCAAAAATGGGTGAGAACCAGAACCATTCTTGATTCACTGAGTCCAAGATGGAACGAGCAGTACACATGGGAAGTCTATGATCCTTGTACTGTTGTCACTCTTGGTGTTTTCGATAACTGTCATTTGGGTTCAGCTCAGTCCGGTAACGGCTCCACTAGAGATGCAAGAATAGGAAAGGTTAGAATCAGGCTGTCTACACTAGAGGCTCAGAAGATCTACACGCATTCATTTCCACTTCTTGTTCTGCAACCGCACGGCCTCAAGAAAACAGGTGACCTCCAGATATCAGTTCGTTTCACAACTCTTTCTCTGGCCAACATCATCTACAACTACGGCCATCCGCTTCTCCCCAAGATGCACTATCTTTCCCCTTTCACGGTGAACCAAGTAGACGGGTTAAGGTACCAAGCGATGAACATCGTTGCAACCCGACTTGGACGAGCCGAGCCGCCGCTGAGGAAAGAGGTTGTTGAGTACATGTTGGATGTAGACTCTCACCTGTGGAGCATGAGAAGAAGCAAAGCCAACTTTTTCCGCATCATGTCGCTACTCTCCGGCTATTTCTTGGTTGGGAAATGGGTTGAGGATATCTGCAACTGGAGATACCCAGTTACTTCTGTTCTGGTTCATGTCCTGTTCTTTATCTTGGTCATGTACCCTGAACTCATCTTTCCCACAATGTTTCTCTACATGTTCTTTATTGGATTGTGGAACTTCAAGTCTAGGCCGAGACATCCTCCTCACATGGATATGAAGCTCTCTTGGGCCGAGGCTGTTAATCCTGATGAGCTTGATGAAGAGTTTGACACGTTCCCAACGTCTAGGTCACAGGACTTGGTCAGGCTGAGGTATGACCGGCTCAGGAGCGTTGCGGGTAGGATCCAGACTGTGGTTGGGGATATAGCAGCTCAGGGAGAGAGAGTTCAGTCGCTTCTGAGCTGGCGAGACCCCAGGGCTACAAGCCTATTCATTTTGTTCTGCTTGGCTGCATCCGTGGTTCTTTATGCTATGCCGTTTAAAGCAATCACACTGGCTGGTGGGCTGTACTATCTAAGACACCCAAAGTTTAGAAGCAAGTTGCCTTCTTTGCCAAGTAACTTCTTCAAGAGATTGCCATCTCGCTTAGACAGTCTTCTTTAA
- the LOC108851449 gene encoding ras-related protein RABA4c: MSNLHTNFNQKIDYVFKVVLIGDSAVGKSQLLARFSRNEFSIESKATIGVEFQTRTLTIDNKTVKAQIWDTAGQERYRAVTSAYYRGAVGAMLVYDITKRQSFDHVARWLEELRGHADKNIVIMLVGNKTDLGTLRAVPTEDAKEFAQRENLFFMETSALDSINVEPSFLTVLTEIYRIVSKKNLVANEEGESGGDSSLLQGTKIVVPGEEAEAKGKGCCGTS; the protein is encoded by the exons ATGTCAAATCTCCATACCAATTTCAATCAGAAGATAGATTATGTGTTCAAAGTAGTCTTGATTGGCGACTCTGCCGTTGGCAAATCTCAGCTTCTCGCTAGATTCTCTAGGAACGAGTTCAGCATCGAGTCGAAAGCAACGATCGGTGTCGAGTTTCAGACGAGAACACTTACCATCGATAATAAAACTGTCAAAGCTCAGATATGGGACACTGCTGGTCAAGAACG GTACCGAGCTGTGACGAGTGCATACTACAGAGGTGCAGTAGGGGCAATGCTAGTGTACGACATAACAAAACGGCAGTCTTTTGATCATGTCGCGAGGTGGTTAGAAGAACTGAGAGGACACGCTGACAAGAACATTGTGATCATGCTTGTAGGGAACAAGACTGATCTCGGCACACTTCGAGCTGTACCAACCGAGGATGCCAAAGAGTTTGCTCAAAGAGAGAACCTCTTCTTCATGGAGACATCAGCTCTTGATTCCATCAATGTCGAGCCGTCTTTCCTCACGGTTTTGACTGAGATCTATAGGATAGTGAGCAAAAAGAATCTTGTTGCTAATGAGGAAGGAGAATCTGGTGGTGATTCCTCACTCCTGCAAGGAACTAAGATTGTTGTTCCTGGTGAAGAGGCTGAAGCTAAAGGAAAAGGATGTTGTGGGACATCATAG
- the LOC108853643 gene encoding protein ENHANCED DOWNY MILDEW 2: MDSSDEEGQILPDYVDNYSFVDQTDIPVKFCLLPAKWDDDDEEEDEDPAGSSRWTVYLRGSSSDCGGNESVRKLAKAWKFDMSEDERLKIQVLLHGMRWITLLKPAKSYEGLVRTALVTLQCLHFAKRNPEASSDLVWRSLDKVDGIQPSEHDLSDHVNLVCRAMKMDEDLTKSKCLRRFLQKTSQTTPTEVELPTQHQEDAQSPKEHNFLVDDMLDEENSSDDGFETNLQFDTVCSICDNGGYILCCEGSCLRAFHPTIADGVDTSCESLGFPSGTQVHALREYFCNNCLYKQHQCFACGQLGSSDENFSQEVFPCSASNCGHFYHPTCVAKLLHDGDQIKTEELQAKISAKDPFFCPLHICKVCKTSENKNLFALHFAVCRRCPTAYHRKCLPREITSELNCDEITPQRTWEQLLPYNRILIYCLNHELVGNLATPARDHLVFPDVSGPRRTLRNGLEPVKEDVPSMVTGSKYHEGINKSRKPRMNFSVNDYLNKRRIESSGKTVSKEEGPPDFADPNDVDHEDVESRVLSIIDEVESSFSFEEFVKSRGESHAQCYNSRNDIGKNITTGLVETHANAARAALKMFKAGRGEAARAIFDPDLLVQLMKHKTKLEIYLSPFLHGMRYTSFGRHFTKLGKLKEIVERLHHYVQNGDTIVDFCCGSNDFSCLMKEKLEKTGKSCFFKNFDLILPKNTFNFEKRDWMSVKKEELPDGSRLIMGLNPPFGFKSSLANTFIMKALEFKPKILILIVPSETKRVDVIAEYDLIWEDANLLAGKSFYLPGSIDVHNKTIEQWNNIPPPLYLWSRKDWGWDHKAIALQQGHIKHMYHSTYTVGLHHAELPRDDSMVQDMEISPLD, from the exons ATGGATTCGTCTGACGAAGAGGGACAGATTCTACCTGACTACGTTGATAACTACTCTTTCGTTGATCAAACCGACATCCCTGTCAAGTTTTGTCTTCTTCCGGCAAAATGGGATGACGACGATGAGGAGGAAGACGAAGATCCCGCTGGTAGCTCTAGATGGACTGTGTATCTGCGTGGCAGCAGCAGTGATTGTGGTGGAAACGAGTCTGTTCGTAAGCTCGCCAAAGCGTGGAAGTTTGATATGTCTGAGGATGAACGTCTCAAGATCCAAGTGCTTCTACATGGGATGCGCTGGATAACTCTACTGAAACCAGCAAAGAGTTATGAGGGTTTAGTTAGAACAGCTCTGGTAACGCTTCAGTGTCTTCACTTTGCTAAAAGGAATCCTGAGGCTTCAAGCGACCTTGTGTGGAGAAGTTTGGACAAAGTGGATGG GATCCAACCTTCAGAGCATGACTTGTCTGATCATGTTAATTTGGTGTGTCGAGCTATGAAAATGGATGAGGATTTAACAAAATCAAAG TGTTTGCGTAGGTTTCTCCAGAAAACTTCACAAACAACACCTACCGAAGTG GAACTTCCAACGCAACATCAAGAAGATGCTCAGTCACCAAAGGAACATAATTTCCTTGTTGATGATATGCTAGACGAGGAAAACAGCAGCGATGATGGTTTTGAGACGAACTTGCAGTTTGATACAGTCTGCTCTATTTGCGACAATGGTGGTTATATTCTGTG TTGTGAAGGAAGCTGCTTGAGAGCTTTCCACCCAACCATAGCTGATGGAGTTGATACATCGTGTGAATCACTAGGCTTCCCATCAGGGACTCAAGTTCAT GCACTTAGAGAATATTTCTGTAACAACTGTCTGTACAAACAACACCAGTGCTTTGCTTGTGGCCAATTGGGATCATCTGATGAAAATTTCTCTCAAGAG GTCTTCCCTTGTTCTGCCTCAAATTGCGGTCATTTCTATCATCCAACATGTGTTGCAAAGCTTCTCCACGATGGTGATCAAATCAAAACGGAAGAACTTCAAGCCAAAATTTCTGCTAAAGATCCTTTTTTCTGTCCTCTACACATATGCAAAGTCTGTAAGACAagtgaaaacaaaaatctattTGCGTTGCATTTTGCTGTATGCAGACGTTGTCCAACTGCTTATCACAGAAAATGTTTACCTAG AGAGATTACTTCTGAACTCAACTGTGACGAGATAACACCTCAGAGAACCTGGGAACAACTGCTTCCATACAATCGCATTCTGATATACTGTTT GAACCATGAACTAGTAGGGAATCTTGCTACTCCAGCTAGAGACCACTTAGTTTTTCCTGATGTATCTGGCCCAAGAAGAACACTAAGGAACGGTCTTGAACCTGTGAAAGAGGATGTTCCGAGCATGGTGACGGGTTCTAAGTATCATGAAGGCATCAATAAATCTAGGAAACCAAGGATGAATTTTAGTGTCAATGACTATCTTAATAAACGGAGGATTGAGAGCAGTGGGAAAACAGTGTCCAAAGAAGAAGGTCCTCCTGATTTTGCCGATCCTAACGATGTAGACCACGAGGATGTAGAATCAAG GGTGCTATCTATAATTGATGAAGTGGAGTCTTCGTTTAGTTTTGAAGAGTTTGTCAAGTCTCGTGGGGAATCTCATGCACAATGCTACAACTCAAGAAATGATATCGGCAAGAACATCACAACAGGACTAGTTGAAACTCATGCCAAT GCCGCTCGAGCTGCGTTAAAGATGTTTAAAGCAGGGCGCGGCGAAGCTGCCAGAGCTATATTTGATCCAGATCTCCTAGTCCAGCTCATGAAGCATAAG ACGAAGCTTGAAATTTATCTTTCCCCTTTTCTCCATGGTATGCGTTACACATCGTTTGGTCGTCACTTCACAAAGCTAGGGAAGCTTAAAGAG ATAGTAGAGAGGCTCCACCATTACGTGCAAAATGGAGATACAATAGTAGACTTCTGCTGTGGCTCTAACGACTTCAGTTGTTTGATGAAAGAAAAGCTTGAGAAAACGGGGAAGTCTTGCTTCTTCAAGAACTTTGATCTCATTCTACCTAAG AATACTTTCAACTTTGAGAAGAGAGATTGGATGAGTGTGAAGAAAGAAGAGTTACCCGACGGCTCTCGACTG ATAATGGGATTGAACCCGCCTTTCGGTTTCAAATCCAGTCTTGCTAACACTTTCATCATGAAGGCTCTCGAGTTTAAACCGAAGATTCTGATCCTCATCGTACCAAGTGAAACAAAAAG GGTCGATGTCATAGCTGAGTATGATTTGATTTGGGAGGACGCGAATCTACTTGCAGGAAAG tCTTTCTATTTGCCCGGGTCCATAGATGTGCATAACAAAACGATAGAGCAGTGGAACAATATACCTCCACCTCTGTACCTTTGGAGTCGAAAGGACTGGGGTTGGGACCACAAGGCTATAGCGCTTCAACAGGGTCACATAAAACACATGTATCACTCAACTTACACAGTGGGTCTCCACCATGCAGAGCTTCCTCGAGATGATAGTATGGTACAAGACATGGAGATATCTCCTCTTGATTAA
- the LOC108853646 gene encoding chaperone protein dnaJ GFA2, mitochondrial: MLPTNGAKAIRLLARRCLSSSRVQDFANQKLRGIAVGSYRRLNTVSGNPAKVLGDHASKSGHDRKWIDFGAFNSNFGSTRSIHGTGSSSMSAKDYYELLGVNKNATDGEIKKAYYALAKQLHPDMNKDDPEAEKKFQEVSKAYEILKDKEKRDLYDQVGHQAFEANASGGFPNDGGGGGFGQGFSPFDNPFDIFDIFSRSKQDFGGQDVKVLLELSFMEAVQGCSKTVTFQTDMACDTCGGQGVPPGTKRERCKACDGSGMTTMRRGILSIQRTCQQCGGAGVTFSSLCKSCRGARVVRGQKSVKVNIDPGVDNSDTIKVARAGGADPEGDQPGDLYVVFKVREDPVFRREGSDIHVNSVLSVTQAILGGTIQVPTLTGDVVVKVRPGTQPGQKVVLRNKGIRARKSTRFGDQYVHFNVSIPASITPRQRELLEEFVKEEQGECEKRTASGSSQ, translated from the exons atgcTCCCTACAAATGGCGCAAAGGCTATTCGTCTGTTGGCTCGTCGGTGTCTCTCCTCATCGCGTGTACAAGATTTCGCCAATCAG AAACTCAGGGGAATAGCTGTTGGGAGTTATAGGAGATTGAACACAGTTAGTGGCAATCCTGCCAAAGTTCTTGGAGATCACGCTTCTAAATCTG GGCATGATCGGAAATGGATCGATTTTGGAGCTTTTAATTCTAATTTTGGTTCAACAAGGTCTATTCATGGAACAG GTTCTTCATCTATGTCAGCTAAGGACTACTATGAACTTCTTGGTGTGAACAAGAATGCCACAGATGGTGAAATCAAGAAGGCTTATTATGCG CTTGCTAAGCAACTCCATCCTGATATGAATAAAGATGACCCAGAAGCTGAGAAGAAGTTCCAGGAGGTCTCAAAAGCATATGAA ATTTTGAAAGATAAGGAGAAGCGTGACCTTTATGACCAG GTTGGGCATCAAGCATTTGAGGCAAATGCTAGTGGTGGGTTTCCAaatgatggaggaggaggaggcttcGGTCAAGGGTTTAGCCCCTTTGATAACCCATTTGATATCTTCGAT ATCTTCAGTAGAAGCAAGCAGGATTTTGGAGGTCAAGATGTCAAG GTTTTGCTTGAACTTTCTTTCATGGAAGCTGTTCAAGGATGCTCCAAAACTGTAACTTTTCAAACCGACATGGCTTGTGATACTTGtg GTGGACAAGGTGTTCCTCCTGGTACCAAACGTGAAAGATGCAAAGCCTGTGATGGCTCTGGGATG ACAACAATGAGAAGGGGTATATTAAGCATCCAACGAACTTGCCAGCAGTGTGGTGGAGCTGGTGTAACGTTCTCA AGTCTTTGCAAATCATGTAGAGGGGCTAGAGTGGTTCGAGGACAGAAATCAGTGAAAGTCAATATCGATCCAg GGGTTGACAATAGCGACACAATAAAGGTGGCAAGGGCGGGTGGGGCTGATCCTGAAGGTGACCAACCTGGAGATCTTTATGTTGTTTTCAAG GTTCGTGAAGATCCAGTGTTCCGCAGAGAGGGATCAGATATTCATGTGAATTCGGTTCTCAGTGTTACTCAG GCCATTCTTGGAGGAACCATTCAAGTTCCAACACTTACCGGTGATGTTGTCGTGAAG GTCCGTCCTGGAACCCAACCTGGTCAGAAAGTAGTGCTAAGGAATAAAG GTATTAGAGCAAGAAAGTCAACTAGATTTGGGGATCAATATGTGCATTTCAACGTCAGCATCCCTGC GAGTATAACGCCGAGACAGCGTGAACTGCTTGAGGAATTCGTTAAAGAAGAACAAGGTGAATGTGAGAAGCGCACTGCTTCTGGATCTTCCCAGTGA